One region of Limnospira fusiformis SAG 85.79 genomic DNA includes:
- a CDS encoding GPW/gp25 family protein — protein sequence MINQPRFPAHIGQGLAFPLFVNQQGNWALSAGDRNVRESILLILMTNIGERVNRPEFGCRLWELSFAPINSETLMLMRIFVQEALEQWEPRIMLRDVEAIPDPDGGRVDLVINYSLKPSEDKRSLVYPFYLQKEPE from the coding sequence ATGATTAATCAACCCCGTTTCCCGGCGCATATAGGTCAAGGATTGGCTTTTCCACTGTTCGTAAATCAGCAAGGCAATTGGGCTTTGAGTGCAGGCGATCGCAACGTCCGAGAGTCGATCTTACTAATTTTGATGACCAATATTGGGGAGCGAGTCAACCGGCCAGAGTTCGGCTGTCGTTTGTGGGAACTCAGCTTTGCACCAATCAACTCGGAAACCCTGATGTTAATGCGAATCTTCGTGCAAGAAGCCTTAGAACAGTGGGAACCGCGCATCATGCTGAGAGACGTAGAAGCGATTCCCGACCCCGATGGTGGGAGAGTAGATTTAGTGATTAACTATAGTCTCAAACCCAGTGAAGATAAGAGGAGCCTAGTCTATCCTTTCTATCTGCAAAAAGAGCCGGAATAA
- a CDS encoding ChaN family lipoprotein — MYKKHNILKVQLITRFCTCSLGLFLVFPLLSTMYPSSPALAEFPRAASVSSSDRQKILESLKTANIIYLGETHDNTLDHQAQFEILQILHQHNPQIAIAMEMFQRPYQSVIDQYLAGEISETQLVRDTEYLQRWGFPWKYYAPIVRFARENQLPVLAINTPTEVTRQVAAGGLASLQTEHKRYIPPIEEIKTDNENYRQMLYNVYRQHQHQGSEGGFDRFVEAQVLWDETMADAIANFVQANPDFTVVVIVGKGHVVYNYGIPSRVERRLADANIVQRSVLFQSPHQDSLPTNIADFIWKHDTPQTKTTQRYYS, encoded by the coding sequence ATGTATAAAAAGCATAATATCCTGAAAGTCCAACTGATTACTCGATTCTGCACCTGTTCCCTGGGACTGTTTTTGGTGTTTCCCCTACTATCAACTATGTATCCATCCTCCCCGGCTTTAGCAGAGTTTCCGCGCGCGGCTTCTGTCAGTTCGTCCGATCGCCAAAAGATTTTAGAATCTCTCAAAACGGCTAACATCATCTATCTGGGGGAAACCCACGACAACACCCTGGACCATCAAGCCCAATTCGAGATTTTGCAAATATTGCATCAGCACAATCCCCAAATAGCGATCGCCATGGAAATGTTCCAGCGTCCCTATCAGTCAGTGATAGATCAATATTTAGCGGGGGAGATCTCAGAAACCCAACTGGTCCGGGACACGGAATATCTGCAACGTTGGGGTTTTCCCTGGAAATATTACGCCCCCATTGTTAGATTTGCGCGGGAGAATCAACTTCCGGTTTTAGCCATTAATACCCCCACGGAGGTGACGCGACAAGTGGCGGCGGGGGGGTTAGCCAGCCTACAAACTGAACACAAACGCTACATTCCCCCCATTGAGGAAATCAAGACGGATAATGAAAACTATCGGCAAATGCTCTACAATGTCTATAGGCAACACCAACATCAAGGCAGTGAGGGCGGGTTCGATCGCTTTGTGGAAGCCCAAGTTCTTTGGGATGAAACGATGGCTGATGCGATCGCCAATTTTGTCCAAGCTAACCCAGACTTTACCGTGGTAGTTATTGTCGGAAAGGGTCATGTAGTCTACAACTATGGCATCCCCTCCCGCGTGGAAAGACGATTAGCTGATGCCAATATCGTTCAGCGATCGGTTTTATTTCAATCTCCCCACCAAGACAGTCTACCCACAAATATAGCTGATTTCATCTGGAAACACGATACACCACAAACCAAAACCACCCAGCGATATTATAGCTGA
- a CDS encoding GuaB3 family IMP dehydrogenase-related protein, producing MDIVIGRGKKARRAYGIDEIALVPGHRTLDPSLADTSWTIGNINREIPIIASAMDSVVDVNMAVKLSQIGALGVLNLEGIQTRYEDPNPILDRIASVGKTEFVTLMQELYAEPIKPELIKKRIAEIKAQGGIAAVSATPAGASKYGGTVAEAGADLFFVQATVVSTAFLSPESVTPLDLAQFCANMPIPVILGNCVTLEVALNLMKAGAAGILVGIGPGAACTSRGVLGVGVPQATAVADCAAARDDFYQETGRYVSVIADGGLITGGDICKCIACGADGVMIGSPFARAEESPGRGFHWGMATPSPVLPRGTRIQVGSTGTLEQILRGPAQLDDGTHNLLGALKTSMGTLGAKTIKEMQQVEVVIAPSLLTEGKVYQKAQQLGMGK from the coding sequence GTGGATATTGTAATTGGGCGTGGCAAAAAGGCTCGTCGAGCATACGGAATTGATGAAATTGCCCTAGTTCCTGGCCATCGAACCCTTGATCCAAGTTTAGCGGATACCAGTTGGACTATTGGCAATATTAACCGAGAAATTCCGATTATTGCTAGTGCCATGGATAGCGTGGTAGACGTGAATATGGCGGTGAAACTGAGCCAAATCGGTGCGTTGGGGGTTCTGAACTTAGAGGGTATCCAGACCCGTTATGAAGATCCCAACCCGATTTTAGATCGGATTGCCTCGGTGGGAAAAACGGAGTTTGTGACCTTGATGCAAGAACTCTATGCTGAACCGATTAAGCCGGAACTGATTAAAAAACGGATTGCCGAAATTAAGGCTCAGGGCGGTATTGCGGCGGTTAGTGCTACTCCAGCCGGAGCCAGTAAATATGGCGGTACTGTTGCTGAAGCGGGAGCAGACTTATTTTTTGTACAAGCTACGGTGGTTTCAACGGCTTTTCTGTCCCCGGAATCGGTGACTCCCTTAGATTTGGCTCAGTTTTGTGCAAATATGCCTATCCCGGTGATTTTAGGTAACTGTGTCACATTAGAGGTGGCGCTCAACCTAATGAAAGCCGGAGCGGCGGGAATATTGGTAGGTATTGGACCGGGTGCGGCTTGTACTTCTCGTGGTGTGTTAGGGGTGGGAGTTCCCCAGGCGACGGCGGTGGCTGATTGTGCTGCGGCTCGTGATGATTTTTATCAGGAAACTGGGCGTTATGTTTCTGTGATTGCTGATGGAGGATTAATTACTGGGGGCGATATCTGTAAGTGTATTGCTTGCGGTGCTGATGGTGTGATGATTGGCTCTCCCTTTGCTCGTGCTGAAGAATCTCCAGGACGGGGATTTCACTGGGGTATGGCTACTCCTAGTCCTGTGCTTCCCAGGGGAACACGGATTCAGGTGGGTTCTACGGGAACATTAGAGCAAATTCTCCGGGGTCCGGCTCAGTTGGATGATGGGACACACAACCTGCTGGGAGCTTTAAAAACGAGTATGGGAACTTTGGGAGCGAAGACTATCAAAGAAATGCAGCAGGTAGAGGTGGTGATTGCTCCCTCGCTGTTGACTGAGGGTAAGGTCTATCAAAAGGCACAACAATTGGGAATGGGTAAGTAG
- the trxA gene encoding thioredoxin — translation MSTAVEVTDSTFEQDVLESELPVLVDFWAPWCGPCRMVAPVVEEIAEQYDGQIKVVKLNTDENPQVASQYGIRSIPTLMIFKGGQKVDMVVGAVPKSTLANTLEKYL, via the coding sequence ATGTCAACAGCCGTAGAAGTTACTGATAGCACCTTTGAGCAGGATGTACTGGAAAGCGAACTTCCGGTGCTGGTGGATTTCTGGGCTCCCTGGTGTGGCCCGTGTCGCATGGTCGCCCCTGTAGTTGAGGAAATTGCAGAGCAGTACGATGGACAGATTAAAGTTGTTAAGCTCAATACCGATGAAAATCCCCAGGTAGCAAGCCAATATGGAATTCGCAGTATTCCCACATTAATGATCTTTAAAGGCGGCCAGAAGGTCGATATGGTGGTGGGAGCGGTTCCTAAAAGTACCCTTGCTAATACATTAGAAAAGTACCTTTAA